In Methylomonas sp. ZR1, one DNA window encodes the following:
- a CDS encoding peptidase domain-containing ABC transporter: MKHLKHSHHSSYLQTTATECGLACVGYVAACHGAAHSMSDLRAKYAVSLRGSTLMDLVGIGAALGFSCRPLRLELAELDQLSLPCILHWQMSHFVVLKKVGRGRVLVHDPAKGEREISLAEVNSLFTGVALELTPSPAFERITPKPRIPIAKLVGKVDGLIRSLTQIAVLAVAMQLFALLTPIVAQWIVDGAIVSGDRDFLLVLALAYALIAVIKIVLEAVRSWLAIVLATQFNLQWAGRIIGHLLRLPVHWFELRHTGDIVSRFQSMQAIQQTLTGKLVEVVLDGGFGLIVLAVMLLYSPTLSAFAVAAVLAYLLIRVLPHGIYHRLTDEALAHEAKAQSHFLESIRAVHTTKLAGLEEQRRARWLNLLVAGVNKRIGAQKMSLGFSLGYSAVFAAEAITVLAVGATMVMDNALTVGMLMAFISYKDDFTSRMQRLIDNLMSMRMVSLHVERLSDIVLAEKEHTDGYAADKVINRKDFSPTIKFKNLGFRYGANMPWVFRNWHLSIRPGEHIAIVGASGCGKSTLVKLCLGLLEPTEGVIEIDGMPLSQFGLANWRRLVGAVLQEDQLFSGSLQENISGFDLQTNFDLLKQSAQLAGIDHEIEVLPMRYLSQVGDMGSSFSGRQKQRLIIARALYKVPSVLVLDEATSHLDVEKERKVNLAINSLSITRLTIAHRPETIGMADRVVSLDASIHSESRMGSF, encoded by the coding sequence ATGAAGCACCTTAAGCACTCGCACCATTCGTCGTACTTGCAAACCACCGCGACCGAATGCGGCTTGGCCTGCGTAGGCTATGTCGCCGCCTGCCACGGTGCCGCACACAGCATGAGCGACTTACGCGCCAAGTATGCGGTGTCGCTACGCGGCTCCACGCTGATGGATTTGGTCGGTATTGGGGCGGCGCTCGGGTTCTCGTGCAGACCGCTACGCCTGGAATTGGCGGAACTCGACCAACTCAGTCTCCCCTGTATTTTGCATTGGCAAATGAGCCATTTTGTCGTGCTAAAAAAAGTGGGGCGCGGCCGGGTGCTGGTGCACGACCCGGCCAAGGGCGAAAGAGAGATTTCTCTAGCCGAAGTCAACTCACTGTTCACCGGCGTGGCGTTGGAGCTTACGCCTTCACCGGCGTTCGAGCGTATAACGCCCAAGCCGCGCATTCCCATCGCCAAACTGGTCGGTAAAGTCGATGGCCTGATACGGAGCTTGACGCAAATTGCGGTATTGGCCGTTGCCATGCAATTATTCGCATTGCTAACACCGATCGTTGCCCAATGGATAGTAGACGGCGCTATTGTCTCCGGCGACCGGGATTTCCTGTTGGTATTAGCCTTGGCCTATGCCTTGATTGCCGTGATTAAAATCGTGTTGGAAGCCGTTAGAAGCTGGCTGGCCATCGTGCTGGCGACACAATTCAATCTGCAATGGGCCGGCCGCATTATCGGCCACTTGTTAAGACTGCCCGTGCATTGGTTCGAACTACGGCATACCGGCGATATCGTATCCCGTTTTCAATCGATGCAAGCCATTCAACAGACGCTGACCGGCAAATTAGTCGAAGTGGTCCTGGACGGCGGATTCGGTTTAATTGTCCTGGCGGTGATGTTGCTGTATAGCCCCACGCTAAGCGCTTTCGCCGTTGCCGCCGTATTGGCCTATCTGCTGATCCGCGTTTTGCCCCATGGGATTTATCATCGATTAACCGATGAAGCACTGGCGCACGAGGCCAAGGCGCAAAGCCATTTCCTGGAAAGCATTCGCGCCGTTCACACCACAAAGTTGGCGGGTTTGGAAGAGCAGCGCCGGGCGCGCTGGCTGAATTTGTTAGTGGCCGGCGTTAATAAGCGCATTGGCGCGCAAAAAATGTCGCTGGGATTTTCGCTCGGTTATAGCGCGGTGTTTGCCGCCGAAGCCATCACCGTCCTAGCAGTCGGCGCCACCATGGTCATGGACAACGCACTGACCGTCGGCATGCTGATGGCGTTTATTTCCTACAAGGACGATTTTACCTCGCGGATGCAACGACTAATCGACAACCTGATGTCCATGCGCATGGTCAGTCTGCATGTGGAGCGTTTGTCCGATATTGTCTTGGCGGAAAAAGAGCATACCGACGGCTACGCAGCAGACAAAGTCATCAACAGAAAGGATTTCAGCCCCACGATCAAGTTTAAAAACCTGGGCTTTCGCTACGGCGCGAATATGCCGTGGGTATTTCGCAATTGGCATTTGTCCATCCGACCCGGCGAACATATCGCCATCGTCGGCGCGTCCGGTTGCGGAAAGAGCACCTTGGTCAAACTCTGCTTGGGTCTGCTGGAACCGACCGAGGGCGTCATCGAAATCGACGGCATGCCTTTAAGCCAATTCGGATTGGCCAATTGGCGTCGGCTGGTGGGAGCGGTACTGCAGGAAGACCAATTATTCTCGGGGAGCCTTCAAGAAAATATTTCCGGATTCGACTTACAAACCAATTTCGATCTGCTGAAACAAAGCGCTCAACTCGCCGGCATCGACCATGAAATCGAGGTTCTACCCATGCGCTATCTATCCCAGGTTGGCGACATGGGCAGCAGTTTCTCCGGCAGGCAAAAGCAACGGCTCATTATTGCGCGGGCGCTCTATAAGGTGCCGTCAGTACTGGTCCTGGACGAAGCAACCAGCCACTTGGATGTCGAAAAAGAGCGGAAGGTGAATTTGGCAATCAATTCGTTAAGCATCACCCGCTTAACCATCGCCCATCGGCCGGAAACCATAGGCATGGCGGACAGAGTCGTGTCTCTGGATGCCAGCATACACAGCGAAAGCAGAATGGGTAGTTTCTGA